CTCTGAACTTAGATTGTAGGGGTTCTTGGCATCTTTTGTTCTTACTTGTGGAATAGAAAAAATCTCATTTGTCACCTCTACTGATGGGTTGCACGATGAATGTGCAGATGTTGACAATGAGGAAGGTTTGCTGATGCTGGGAACTCATCTGAGCCTGATTATAGGGACACCCCCCTCAccccagaaaaatgcaaatccaGATGGAGATCTTGGCCCTCCAGTCTCTGCTCCAACTACCTCTTTAGAGTCATGTTGCTACTTTGAGTGCTTAGTAAGCAGAAAGTATTATACtaagaaactgacttggattTACCCCTTTAACACCACCAGCTGAAAGACCCTATTGGCTCCATGTCACAGAATAGGACACTAAAGTCCAGAGATACTAAGTAGTTTTATCCaaggtcaggatttgaacccagagagTCTCACCTCAGACCTTTATACTCAACACCTATGTCACAATATCAGTCCATAAAGCCAGGGCCCACCTGGTCTCTGGGCACTGCCAATTCATGCCCAACAACTAAGAGTTCTCAGAAAGCAATTCCAGTCCTTTACTTGGACCTCTCTAAGAACATCAAAGGAGGCCTGCTTACCAGCCACCTCCACACCTCTTTCCTCTCCTCTCAGTTTACCTTAGGCTTTCTGCAGCAGCTTCAGAAAGTGTCTAAAATCCTTAAATCTCTCTCAAAATGCTActtaaacagattttaaaatctgTTCCCTCTCTATCCCCTTGTTATGGAGGCAAATTTAACCTCTTACCAGCCAGCACAAGGCCTTCTTTAAGAGTAGGTAGGTAGGAGGGAAATGCAACCAACATTAGAACCAACactaagaagggaaaagaaagggaaaggcGGGCTGAGACATGCACAGGGTAATTGTTTTTGACTCGTGATGCCCTCAAATGCTGCAGATGGAAGCAGATGGGGTGTGTGCAGTTTGGGGAGAGGACCAGGGGCTCTGGTCCAGGGCTGTGGGAAGGCTCCCCAGGATCCTGTAACCTCCTGCTGGTAGGCCACCCTGGACAATATAGGGAGCAATTatatgtgtgggggtgggggagctaGGAGGGGTTCTGGCCACAACCTTTGGCAGGACCTCCTGCTCCCTTCCTAGGGCAAgctcatgaggaagctgaaaTGGTGCTATTTCTGCAGCAAGTGGAATCTTCTGGAGCTGGCCATCATCCTGGTCAGCTGGAGTGCCCTGGCGGTGTTTGTAAAGAGGGCTGTCCTGGCGGAGCGTGACATCCAGCACTACCGGGGCCACAGGGAGGAGTAAGTGCCACTGCCTCAGCCCCAAGCCCCCACCACTCATCCTCCTTCCTCTAGCTCTGTCTTAGGCCCAGAGGCCAGAGGGTGGCTTTAGAAATCTCTTGATCCTCAGAGGACCAAGGGTGACTCttagtaaaaatatctatagcTGCCACTTAAATTCAGCTTTGGGGCCTGAAACTTACCCGATTGGAAAGGACTCTTTcagacaaaatataaaaatatcttaCTTTTGCAAATCTTATCAAAATGTACTAATATATGGCACCCTGATAGGTTCTCTCCCAGCCCCTTAGGGAGAGCCTTTGCCAATATTAGCACCCTAGCAAACCCACCTCTGCTACCAATTACCAGTTGTCCACCATGTGCCAAGCAGGATGCACTAATTCATGAAATCCTCACAAGAACCAACAGAGGTAGGTAGTATCATTACCTCATTTTATAAGTAaagaaattgaagctcagagaggtaatGTAACTTACTCAATGCCACACAGCTAAAAAGTGACAAGAAGTAATTTAGACCTAGGCTTGTGTGGCTCTTTACTCTGAATCtttgtcttttttgactcattcattttatagattaaaaaaaaaaactcaattgccgttgagtcaattctgactcatagcaaccctataggacagagtagaactgccccatagggtttccaaggctttaaatctttacggaagcagactgccacatctttctcctgcggaacagctcgtgggttcgaaccactgaccttctggttagcagccaagagctttaaccactgtgccaccaagactcctttttATAGACAAagccaacatttatttatttacagatGCCATACACTGTCATAATAGTATCACTTTAAAAAAGCATTATTTCATCTGCTTTAATCTTCCCCAGcggtctaaaccaaaaaaaccagacctgttgccatcaagtcaattctgactcgttgttgttgttgttaggtgccatcgagtcagttccaactcatagcaaccctctgtacaacaggacgaaacactgcccagtcctgcatcatcctcacaatcattgctatgcttgagcccattaccgcagccactgtatcaatccatctcatcgagagtcttcctctttttcactgactctctgctttaccaagcatgatgtccttctctagtgactgatccctcctgataacatgtccaaagtacgtgagacataatctcgccatcctcgcttctaaggaacattctggttgtacttcttctgagacagatctgtttgttcttttggcagtccatgatatattcaatactcttcgccaacaccacaattcaaaggcatcaattcttctttggtcttccttactcatcatccagctttcacaggcatatgaagggattaaaaacaccatggcttcagtcaggtggaccttagtctttaaagtgacatctttgctttttaacttttaagaggtcttttgcagcaggttttcttagtgcaatgggtttttttatttcctgactgctgcttccatgggcgttgatttggatccaagtaaaatgaaatccttgacgacttcagtttTTCTCTCCGTTAATCATGagattgtttattggtccagtggtgaggatttttggtttatgttgaggtgtaatccatattgtaggctgtagtctttgatcttcatcagtaagtgcttaagtcctcttcattttcagcaagcaaggttgtgtcatctgcataatacaggttgttaatgagttttcctccaatcctgatgcccattcttcttctttttgttgtgctttaagtgaaagttacagttcaagttagtttctcatacaaaaatgcaTACAGTGTATACctacattgttacgtgaccctagttgctcttcctgtaatgtggcagcacactcctcctttctaccctgtatttcctgcgtccattcaactagctcctatccctttctgctttctcacctTGCCTCCGggaaggagctgcccatttagtctcatgtatctacttgagctaagaagcacactcttcacaagtatcatttaatgtcttatagtccagtctaatctttgtctgaagagttggcttcgggaatggttttagttttgggctaacagagagtccaggggccatgtcttctggagtccctccagactcagtcagaccattaagtctggtctttttactagaatttgagtgctgcatcccactcttctcctgctccgtcagggactgtctgttgtgttctctgtcagggcggtcattggtagtagccagctaatgcccccttcttcttcatatagtccagcttctcagattatttgctcagcatacagattgaatgagtatgatgaaaggatacggccctgatgcacacatttcctgactttaaaccatacagtatcctcttgttctgttcaaatgactgcctattgatctatgtacaggttcttcatgaacacaattaagtgttctgcaattcccattctttacaatgttacccataatttgttatgatctacacagtcgaacgcctttgcatagtcattaaaacacaggtaaacatctttctggtattctttgctttcagccaggatccatctgacatcagcaatgatatccctggttccacatcctctactgaatccagcttgaatttctggcagttccctgttgatatactgcttcaaccacttttgaaagatcttcagcaaaattttacttgtgtgcgatattaatgatatttttcgacaatttccgcattctgttggatcatctttctctggaataggcataaatatggatcttttccagttagttggccagtagctgtcttccaaatttcttggcatagatgagtgagtacttccagcgctggatccgtttgttgaaacatctcaactggtattcctttaatccctggagccttgtttttcgccaatgccttccatgcagcttggacttcttccttcagtaccatcagttcttgatcatatgctacctcctgaagtgattgaacgttgaccagttttttttggtgcagtgactctgtatatcttccatcttcttttgatgcttcctgcatcattcagtattttgcccatggaatcctttgcTATtacaacctgaggcttgaattttttcttcagttctttagcttaagaaatgccaagtgactaaaaaaaaaaccccaaaataaaaaaacaaacaaacaaacccattgctgtcgattccgactcatagcaaccctataggacagagtataattgccccataaagcttccaaggagcacctggtggattcaaactgctgacctcttggttagcagccatagcacttaaccacttcaccaccagggttcctgtgaaCTGACTAGGAGACGGTATTATCATTATCTCTCTTTTACATAAGAGGAAATTGAGCCTCAGATATGTTGCTTatacaaggtcacacagcaaggaaATACAGGGCCTAGAATTTGAACTTTACACTCCTATCCCCACTCTACACTGTGTCATTCATTCAACGAACCAGTATTGAGCCCTCGTTTGTGCTACACCCATGTTGCTACACCAACTATATGACAAAAACTTTACTCTTTATCTTTATTCAAGCTGATTATAAACCTATATAGAAATAATTTCAAAAGCTAAAAGCTTTAGTCTccttgtgggggtggggaagggagtcCTAGCAAAATATAGCCTGGAACCGAATCCAGGCTCCCAcctctttttgtaaataaagttttattggaacacagccccaCCTATTtacttacatattgtctatggctgttttcCTGCTACAAAGGTGGAGTTGAGTTGTGACAAAGACCCTTTGGtccacaaagccaaaaatatttattgtccgGCCCTTACAGAAAAAGTGTGTTGAGAACAGAGCCTGAGCTCTAGGAAGGAAACTATGGTGAATTTTAAGGTCATACGGGACTAAGATCATTGATAGTAAGTACAATTTTTGAACCATCACTATCCCCTACACTAGCCATGCTTTGACTCCTTGCAATGATCTAAAACGTTTGGTTCTTGACATTCACAGACATGTTTATTATTTAGATGGATTATAAAACAATTTTATAGCAAGAGAGTTCTTCCTTTTTCACACTGTGtcagaaaacataaaagaaatcTGCCACTATTGATAGAAAACTGAGATAAGTTTGGTCTTATTTGGTCTCACAGGGGGATCAGTTTTAGTGAAACGGCAGCAGCTGACGCTGCCCTTGGCTACATCATTGCCTTCTTGGTACTCCTGTCCACATTGAAGCTACGGCATCTGCTCAGGTTGAATCCCAAAATGAACATGATTACATCGGCCTTGTGCCGCGCCCGGGGGGACATCTCAGGCTTTATCATCGTCATCCTTATCATGCTCCTGGCTTATTCCATCACGGTGAGAGGCTCTTTCTCTTTGGGGAAAACTTCAGGGCTGGTCTCCATGGAAGTCAAGTTTCCTCAGTGGTGTCGAGTAGAGGGTTTGGGCATGGGAGGCCTTGGGAACCTAAGGGAGGTAGTGGATCTTCTGAGTATGGGGGCTTTTAGCTAGGAGCTCATGAACAAGCCACCCTAAATGGCAATGGCTGGGACCTCAGGGAAGAGTGAAGAGGCATGGGCTCCAGGGCTGGAAGGGCCAACTTCCCCCAGTGGAAGACTCTTGTCTGCATCCAGGTCCTGCCTAGATGAGCCAGTTCTGCTATCCCAATTGTTCAGGAGACAAAGGGCCAAAGTGACCCCTCTGGTTAATCCCTGACATATACAGGGCATGCCTTCTGTCCCTGGAGAGGCAGAGGTGAATTGGGCAGTCCTTGTACTTGAGCTGGACAGGCCAGGTCAATGCTTGATGCCATAAGGCTTGAGGCTTGATCTTAGTAGGGCCAATGCCATTCAACTCAGCCCCATGACACAAAGTATTTTGACAATCATACTCCTTTTGTGGctggaaaaaacccaaaccttaaGCTTCAAACCCTTTATTATCAAGTAATGTGAGAAACAAACACCCTTTCCCACCCTGCCCTTACTGATCTCCATTCAACAGATCTCTACCAAGCTCTTGATTCCCATCGTATTCCTGATCTGCACTCATCTCTGACCATTCATTCCAACACTGGCCGACTCCCTGCCCTTGGCCCCTTTCTCCATTGTCACCTGGGCCCCCACCCAGTCCCTCACCTTCCACCATTCCCCTGATCTCCATGCCATCCACTAACCCATCTTATTCTTGGTTCCCACTTtcagccctaaccctcacctatTAATGATCCTCTCTGCATCTCAGGCTATCGCCTCAACCCTGACTCCCCTCCACTCCTGACCTTACTCTATTTTCCCCTCCACACTCAGAAATGGGGTGGGATGCATTGATGGGGTGAGGGTATATACTTTACACCTGGTGATTTCTAAAGAGCTGGAAAGCTGGAGTCTGTGTTTTAGTTGAAAATCCCTGCTCGCATGTCCTGATTCATGTGGATTGATCAGTCCTTCATCTGCAGTGCATGGGCCACAGAGATGTCGCCAACTCAGGGTCACGAATGCCGGGCCTCCCTCtggcacaataacaacaacaaaaaacccaaaaccaaatccactgtcatcgaatcaattctgactcatagcgaccctataggacagagtagaactgccccatagggtttccaaggctgtagtaaatctttgcggaagcaggctgccacatctttctcccgtgaagcagctggtgggtttgaactgccagcttttcagttagttagcagtcaaatgccttaaccactgcaccaccagggctcctttctggtaCAACAGTCCTGGAGAAATCCTTTGTGGGGATTTTAGCaaaactgttttttttgtgtgtgtgtagtggggAGAAGACCTACCTAGGCAGAGGACACCCATGGTCCTTTTGTCCTTGTCCTCCCCCAGACCAAAGAGGGGGACTACAAGAGCCCAGTTTCACTTAGTGAGTCTTTGAGCAGCCATCTGGGTGGATACAGGAGCAGCTCGGGAGGTGGGTGCCTATGCCCAGATGTGCCCTGCGCACTCTCTCTACGCTGGAAGATGCAGACTGGGCAGCTGGCCCCTTGACAGGATGTGAACAATAGTAACGGTCCTGGTCAAGGTCATCCAGCAGGCATTCCCAAAGTGCACAAGAAGCACACACAAGTGCACGTGTGCAATATTGACGCACACAGCTCCACCCATGCACACTTGCATACAGTGGCCTTGCACGCACCCCACCCAGGCTGAGTGTACACATACACCCACTAGCATGACCCTGTAGGCATGGACAGCTTTTGCTAGGCCAGGCCAAGGATATGTACAACCCAGACCACCCACTCTTCTGCCAGACAACAGGCTATTGGGGAGGAGAGGATTCAGAGTTTCTCTCTTTATTGATAAGGACTCTTTCCACGACAGTCACACTTAATATTTGGTTGGAAACTTGTTTCCTACAAAACGCTCTTTGACGCGGCGGAAACAATCATCAGCCTTCAGCTGGGAATCTTCAACTACCAGGAGGTAATAGGCTGGTGGGGGAGTGAGATGGCCCTTACCCACCTACGTCAAGCCTttatgaaaattagaaaaagcaCCCCTACTACCCCACTTAATGAATAGGCAAGCACAGAGCAACTTTGGACAAATAAAACCCTTCCCTTTCCCCCCACGCAGACAGCCCCATGCTAGGGCGCCTGGCTCCCcctggcgggggtgggggaagCAGACCTCTGAATACCAAAGAACAGATAGCCACTTGCTACTCAAGGGAGGGCCGTGCTGGGGGTCTCCAGAAGGGAACTGTTCTTGGCCCTAGCCAGACACAGTGTCCTGACTTTGTAGTTGGCAGAGTGGGGAGAAGGGGGTGCTGCCCTTTCGCTCCCCTCTTGAGAGAACCACCTGGACTCTCAGCCCTAAGGGCAGAAGGGAACCATCCTGGTTGCAGGCTCGGCCCAGCTCCAGGAACCAGTTTTCCCCTCTGAGGCTGCCTAGTGGGGGTGGTGGCAGATAGGACCCTGGGGCACCAGGGGATGACTGGCTTTCCTCCTGGCAGGTTCTGGACGATAGCCCAGTGCTTGGCTCCTTCCTGGTTGGGTCCTGCATTGTGTTCATGACATTCGTGGTATTGAATCTATTTATCTCTGTTATCCTGGTGGCCTTCAGTGAGGAGCAAAAATATCATCAGGTGAGTCCCTTTGGCCTGTTCTTCAATAGTCAAAGACCTTGAACTGGCTGAAGTCATTCTAGTGGTGCCCAGGAATGGGGCAGAGGTTTgcaggggtggagggtgggaggggagatAGCTCTTCCTCTGAGCATTCCTTCACTCTCACCTGAACAGAGCTTTCTGGATATTTAAACacttgtcgttagctgccatccagttggtctTTGACTCAATGGTGACTCCACGTCCAGTGGAATGAAATggtgctcagtcctgtgccatccccataattggttgtggattggactatTTCGGTCCAGAggggttttggaagtagatcgccaagcctttcttcctagttcgtcttagtctggaagctctgctgatacctgttcagcatcacagcaagatgCAAGCCtacactgacagacaagtggtgactgcccatgaggtgcactggccgggaaaaGAGCCTACGTCTCccccatggaaggcgagaattctaccactgaacctccactgCCTCACTTCAACACAAGTGGGTTTAAATAGACAGTGTAGCTCAAAGCCCTCATTTCATAGGAGGGAAGCCTGAGGCCCAGAGGAGGAAATAATTTAAGACAACAAGCAAGTGAAAGCAGAGCTGAGACTAGAACCTGGGCCTCCTATGCAATGCAGAACTCTGTTCACTACACAGTGATTCTCAGCGATTGCATGTCAGAATCACTTGGGAGCTTTTGGCAACTACTGCTGCTCCTGCCACACCAGAGACCAACAAAAACAGA
The Loxodonta africana isolate mLoxAfr1 chromosome 21, mLoxAfr1.hap2, whole genome shotgun sequence DNA segment above includes these coding regions:
- the LOC111752807 gene encoding polycystin-1-like protein 2; this encodes MVVQGKLMRKLKWCYFCSKWNLLELAIILVSWSALAVFVKRAVLAERDIQHYRGHREEGISFSETAAADAALGYIIAFLVLLSTLKLRHLLRLNPKMNMITSALCRARGDISGFIIVILIMLLAYSITSHLIFGWKLVSYKTLFDAAETIISLQLGIFNYQEVLDDSPVLGSFLVGSCIVFMTFVVLNLFISVILVAFSEEQKYHQLSEEGEIADLLLMKILSFLGIRCKREAPQSSTEKSGELTEAGPPQPAHAAPKVGTASFNRTGGALTSPGPRAQRLGIAQEWPSHSASSLSHRRPRPMCSAPRTSPYPGPLPAPESAPLAYGPIGLSPPGPAPRGDPAGSFQPGAASPRPAPPRPAPPPGA